The Streptomyces sp. RKND-216 genomic sequence GGCTCGCGGAGCGCGGCATACAGGTCGGGGTGACCAGCCTCAGCTACTGGCAGCAGGGCAACCGGCGCCCGGCCCGGCCCGAGTCGATGCGTGCGGTCACCGCGCTGGAGCAGGTGCTGGATCTGCCGCGGGACGCGCTCACCCGGCTGCTGCGCGAGACTGCCTCGGCGGAGCGGCCCGCCGCACGGCCGTACCGGTCGCTGGTCGACGCCGCGGACGCGCTCCAGCAGCTGCTCGCGGAGCTGCGGTGGCCCGCTGACGGCGGCGTGCACACCGTGCTGCACGTCGAACGCGTGCGGATCGGGGCACGCCGCGAACTAGCCTCCCGCCACTCGGAACAGGTGGTGCGCGCGCACCGGGACGGCATCGACCGGTATGTGGCCATCCACTACGGCGACGCCGGCTGCGACGTGTCCGGCGTTCGCCTGCGAGCGGGGGAGAACTGCCGCCCCGGCAGTGTGCGACGGCACGGGCCGACGGGGCTGGTTGCCGCGGAGCTCCTCTTCGACAGGCGGCTGCGGGTGGGCGACACCCACATGTTCAGCTACACCTTCGAGGACGGCACGGCCGGGCCGTGCGGCGAGTACGTGCGCGGCTTCAGCTTCGGCGGAGGGCAGTACGTGCTCCAGGCCGGGTTCGACGCGGACGCGCTACCGGTGGGCTGCCGGAGCTTCGCGCGGACCGCGCCGGGCGCGCGGCCGACGCAGGTGCGCGAACTCGACCTGTCCGCGCCGCACCGCGCGGTGCACCTGGCGCACCAGGACGTGAAACCCGGACTCCTCGGCATCAGCTGGGACTGGGCCTGACCGAAGGGGGACGCCCGGTCCGAAGCGGCGCCGGTACGCGGACGTGGGGCGGACCCGGCGACGTACCCGCCCCACGCGGCGGCGCTACTTCCGGGCCGCGGCCTTCTTCCGCGCGGTGCCCCGCGGCTTGCGCGACGCGGGCACCTGCGCGTCGCTCACCCGGTCGCCCAGGATCTCGCGGAGGAACTTCCCCGTGTGGCTCGCCGGGATCGCCGCGACGTCCTCCGGGGTGCCCTCGGCGATCACCAGGCCGCCTCCGCTGCCGCCCTCCGGGCCCATGTCCACGAGCCAGTCGGCGGTTTTGACGACATCGAGGTTGTGCTCGATGACGATCACCGTGTTGCCCTTGTCGACCAGCCCCGACAGCACGCCCAGCAGCTTGCGGATGTCGTCGAAGTGCAGACCGGTCGTCGGCTCGTCCAGCACGTACACCGTGCGGCCGGTGCTGCGCTTCTGCAGCTCGCTCGCGAGCTTCACGCGCTGGGCCTCGCCGCCGGACAGCGTCGGCGCCGGCTGCCCCAGCCGCACGTACCCCAGGCCCACGTCGTTGAGCGTGCGCAGGTGACGGGCGATCGCCGGGACCGCCTCGAAGAAGTCGAGTGCCTCCTCGATGGGCATGTCGAGGACCTCGGCGATGTTCTTCCCCTTGTAGTGGACCTCCAGGGTCTCCCGGTTGTAGCGCGCGCCGTGGCACACCTCGCAGGGCACGTAGACGTCAGGCAGGAAGTTCATCTCGATCTTGATGGTGCCGTCGCCCGCGCAGTTCTCGCAGCGACCGCCCTTGACGTTGAAGGAGAACCGGCCCTGCTGGTAACCGCGGACCTTCGCCTCCGTGGTCTCGGCGAACAGCTTCCGCACCCGGTCGAACACCCCGGTGTACGTCGCCGGGTTGGAGCGCGGGGTGCGGCCGATCGGCGACTGGTCGACGTGCACCACCTTGTCGACCAGGTCGTCGCCCTCGACGCGGGTGTGCCGCCCCGGAACCGCCTTGGCGCCGTTCAGCTCGCGCGCCAGGTGGGTGTAGAGGATGTCGTTGACCAGCGTCGACTTGCCGGATCCGGAGACGCCAGTGACGGCGGTCAGGACGCCGAGGGGGAAGGCGGCGTCGATGTTCTGGAGGTTGTTCTCCCGTGCGCCGCGCACCAGGAGGCGGCGGTCGCCGTCCACCGGCCTGCGCTCCCGGGGCGTGGGGATCTGCTTCTTCCCCGAGAGGTAGTGGCCGGTGACCGACTCGCCGTTGGTGAGTAGCTGGTCCAGCGGGCCGCTGTGCACGACCCGGCCGCCGTGCTCGCCGGCTCCCGGACCGATGTCGACCACCCAGTCCGAGGTCTTGATGGTGTCCTCGTCATGCTCGACGACGATCAGCGTGTTGCCCATGTCCCGCAGCCGCACCAGCGTCTCGATCAGCCGGTGGTTGTCCCGCTGGTGCAGGCCGATGGACGGCTCGTCCAGCACGTAGAGCACGCCCACCAGGCCGGAGCCGATCTGTGTGGCCAGCCGGATGCGCTGCGCCTCGCCGCCGGAGAGGGTGCCGGCCGCGCGGTTCAGTGAGAGGTAGTCGAGGCCGACGTCGACGAGGAACCGCAGCCGTTCGTTGACCTCCTTCAGCACCCGCTCGGCGATCGTCTTCTCCCGCGCGGTGAGCCTGAGGTCCCGCAGAAAGTCCGCGCAGTCGCTGATGGACATCGCGGACACCTCCGCGATCGAGCGGCCCTGCACCGTGACGGCGAGCACGATCGGCTTGAGGCGCGTGCCCTCGCACGTCGGGCAGGGCACCTCGCGCATGTAGCCCTCGAAGCGCTCCCGGCTGCTGTCGGTCTCGGCCTCCTGGTGGCGCCGCCGCACGAACGGCACGGCTCCCTCGAAGGCCGTGGTGTAGGCGCGCTCCCGGCCGTAGCGGTTGCGGTACCGGACCTCGATGCGGGTGCGGTGGCCGTTCAGCAGGGCCTTTTTCGCCCGCTGCGGGAGGCCGGCCCAGGGGATGTCGGTGCGGAAGCCGAGTGCGTCGGCCAGCGCGTCGACCAGCCGGCCGAAGTAGTCCTTGGTGTGGCCGTGCGACCACGGGTGGATGGCGCCCTCGTCCAGCGACTTCTCCTCGTCCGGGACGATCAGCTCCGGGTCCACCTCCATTCGCGTGCCGATGCCGGTGCACTCGGGGCAGGCGCCGAAGGGCGAGTTGAACGAGAACGACCGCGGCTCCAGCTCCTCGAAGGACAGGTCGTCCCGCGGGCAGTACAGGTGCTCGGAGTACATGCGCTCGCGCAGCGGGTCGTCCTCGTCCAGGTCGACGAAGTCGAGGATCACCATGCCGCCGGACAGGCCGAGCGCGGTCTCCACCGAGTCGGTCAGACGGCGCTTCGCGCCCTCCTTGACCGTGAGGCGGTCCACGACCACCTCGATGGTGTGCTTCTCCTGCTTCTTCAGCTTGGGCGGGTCCGACAGCTGGATCGTCGTCCCGTCCACCCGGGCCCGGCTGTACCCCTTGGTCTGCAGCTCGTGGAAGAGGTCGACGAACTCGCCCTTCCGCTCCCGCGCCAGCGGCGACAGCACCTGGAAGCGGCTGCCCGGCTCCAGGTCCAGCACCTTGTCCACGATGGCCTGCGGGGACTGGCGGGCGATCGGGTCGCCGCACACCGGGCAGTGCGGCTTTCCGACCCGCGCGAAGAGCAGCCGCAGGTAGTCGTAGACCTCGGTGATGGTGCCGACCGTGGAGCGCGGGTTCCGCGAGGTCGACTTCTGGTCGATGGAGACGGCCGGCGACAGGCCCTCGATGAAGTCGACGTCGGGCTTGTCCATCTGGCCGAGGAACTGCCGCGCGTAGCTGGAGAGTGACTCCACGTAGCGCCGCTGGCCCTCGGCGAAGATGGTGTCGAAGGCCAGGGAGGACTTGCCCGACCCGGAAAGCCCCGTGAACACGATCAGCGCGTCCCGGGGGAGGTCGATGGAGACGTTCTTGAGGTTGTGCTCGCGAGCGCCACGTACGTAGAGACGGTCGGCCACGCCGGATGAGACCTTTCGTGCGGGAGCTGTGGGCGCAGGCCCACGAACCCCAGGGTATGGGAGCGCCGCGACGGTGTGCTGCGGGATGCCGCAGAGCGAGCCTATAGCACGCGCATTCGATTTCCGGACCTGGAGCGCGAGCTTCACCCGATGGTGTGAGGCCGCTAGGTTGGGATCATGACCACGCACTCTCCCGCCGACGACTGCGCGGCCCTCCGCGAGTCCACCGCACGCCTCCTCGAGTCCGTCGCGAAGCTGAGCGACCCGGAGGTCTCCGCGCCCTCCCGCCTCCCGGGCTGGACCCGCGGCCACGTCCTCGCCCACCTCGCCCGCAACTCCGACGCGCTGCTCAACGTACTCGCCGGCAGGCCGATGTACGTCAGCGCCGAGGCGCGCGACGCCGACATCGAGAGCGGCGCGCCCCGCCCGGCCGCCGAGCAGATGGAGGACGTGGCCGTCACGGCCCTCCGCCTCGACGGAGCCTTCGAGGGGCAGCCGGACGGCGACGCCGGGTGGGAGCGCACCGTCGAACTGCGCAACGGAGTCACCGACCGGGTGGCGAACATCCCGTGGCGGCGCTGGATCGAGACCGAACTGCACCACGTGGACCTCGGCGTCGGATACGAGCTGACGGACGTTCCGGCGGACTTCGTCGAACGCGAGATCGCGAACATGGCCGCGCGCTACCAGGGCCACGCCGACCTGGCCGTCGGCGTCGAGCTGCGCACCGGGGACGGGCGGTCCTGGCGTACCGGTGCGGCCGAGGGTGAGCCGCTCGTCGTCACGGGCACGCCCGTCGCCCTCATGGGATGGATCACCGGCCGCGCCGACGGGTCCGGCCTCTCTGCCCCGGAGCCGCTGCCGGCCCTGCCCACCTTCTGACGTCCGCCCCGTTCCGGGCAGGCGCGGGGGAGTTCCCGGCGTCTGCCCGGGACCGGTTCCGGGCAGACGCGCGAGGTCGTCGGCCGGCCCGTGAGGACTGGGGCGGATCTGGGGAGCCCCCAGGCATCCGGCGCCGCGGGCCGACCCTCAAAGATCCGCCGGACAGGCCCTAAGGTGAGGGCATGGCTTACAGCGGAGCGGTGAAGGTCGGCGGTCCCGCCGACGTGCACGAGTTGGCCGACCTGATGATCTCCAAGGCGGCCGTCGGCCCGATGGACAACAACACCTACCTGCTGCG encodes the following:
- a CDS encoding maleylpyruvate isomerase family mycothiol-dependent enzyme, coding for MTTHSPADDCAALRESTARLLESVAKLSDPEVSAPSRLPGWTRGHVLAHLARNSDALLNVLAGRPMYVSAEARDADIESGAPRPAAEQMEDVAVTALRLDGAFEGQPDGDAGWERTVELRNGVTDRVANIPWRRWIETELHHVDLGVGYELTDVPADFVEREIANMAARYQGHADLAVGVELRTGDGRSWRTGAAEGEPLVVTGTPVALMGWITGRADGSGLSAPEPLPALPTF
- the uvrA gene encoding excinuclease ABC subunit UvrA, with the translated sequence MADRLYVRGAREHNLKNVSIDLPRDALIVFTGLSGSGKSSLAFDTIFAEGQRRYVESLSSYARQFLGQMDKPDVDFIEGLSPAVSIDQKSTSRNPRSTVGTITEVYDYLRLLFARVGKPHCPVCGDPIARQSPQAIVDKVLDLEPGSRFQVLSPLARERKGEFVDLFHELQTKGYSRARVDGTTIQLSDPPKLKKQEKHTIEVVVDRLTVKEGAKRRLTDSVETALGLSGGMVILDFVDLDEDDPLRERMYSEHLYCPRDDLSFEELEPRSFSFNSPFGACPECTGIGTRMEVDPELIVPDEEKSLDEGAIHPWSHGHTKDYFGRLVDALADALGFRTDIPWAGLPQRAKKALLNGHRTRIEVRYRNRYGRERAYTTAFEGAVPFVRRRHQEAETDSSRERFEGYMREVPCPTCEGTRLKPIVLAVTVQGRSIAEVSAMSISDCADFLRDLRLTAREKTIAERVLKEVNERLRFLVDVGLDYLSLNRAAGTLSGGEAQRIRLATQIGSGLVGVLYVLDEPSIGLHQRDNHRLIETLVRLRDMGNTLIVVEHDEDTIKTSDWVVDIGPGAGEHGGRVVHSGPLDQLLTNGESVTGHYLSGKKQIPTPRERRPVDGDRRLLVRGARENNLQNIDAAFPLGVLTAVTGVSGSGKSTLVNDILYTHLARELNGAKAVPGRHTRVEGDDLVDKVVHVDQSPIGRTPRSNPATYTGVFDRVRKLFAETTEAKVRGYQQGRFSFNVKGGRCENCAGDGTIKIEMNFLPDVYVPCEVCHGARYNRETLEVHYKGKNIAEVLDMPIEEALDFFEAVPAIARHLRTLNDVGLGYVRLGQPAPTLSGGEAQRVKLASELQKRSTGRTVYVLDEPTTGLHFDDIRKLLGVLSGLVDKGNTVIVIEHNLDVVKTADWLVDMGPEGGSGGGLVIAEGTPEDVAAIPASHTGKFLREILGDRVSDAQVPASRKPRGTARKKAAARK